The sequence TGCCGCTGCGCATCCGCCAGCACAATGAGAACGCCATCAAGGTGGCGAACTTCCTGAACGCGCATCCCAAGGTCGAGAAGGTGATCTTCCCGGGCCTGCAGAGTGGCATCGCCAAGGAACGGGGCGACCGCTATCTGAATGGCGGAAAGGGCGCGCTGGTCGGCTTCGAGGTCAAGGGCGGCCGCGACGCCGGCCGCGCCTTCATCAACGCGCTCAAGCTGTTCTACCACGTCGCCAATATCGGCGATGCGCGCTCGCTCGCCATCCATCCCTCGACCACCACCCACTCGCAGCTTTCCGTAGAGGAACAGGCTGCGACCGGCGTGACGCCCGGCTATGTGCGCCTCTCGGTCGGCATCGAGCATCCCGACGACATCATCGCTGACCTCGCCCAGGCGCTGGACCGCGCCTGACCCGCCACCCTTTTCAGGACATTGCCATGAGCATTCTCGACGGTAAGAAGCCTTCGCTGTTCGGTCGCCGCATCTCGCGGCGCACAGCCCTGACCGGGGGCGGCGTGCTGGCCGGCGCCGCCTTCCTCGGCGTCGCGCCGACCTTCTCGGCCCGCGCCGGCAATCGCACCAAGATCCGGCTCGCCTGGACCGAATTCGCCGCCTGCCATTCGCCGATCGCCTTCGGCGTCGCCAAGGGCATCTATGACAAGCACGACCTCGACATCGAGCTGTTTTACCAGGGCGCCAGCGGCCAGACGCTGGTGCAGTCGCTCGCGACCGGCAAGGCCGATGCCGGGGCCGGCCTGTTGCTCGACTGGGTCAAGCCGCTGGAACAAGGCCTCGACGTCAAGCTGTTCGTCGGCTCGCATGGCGGCTGCACCCGGCTGCTCGCCTCCAAGGCCTCCGGCATCACCACGCTGGAAGGGCTGAAGGGCAAGACCATCGTCAGCTACGACCCGGCCAGCCCGCCCAAGCACTCTTTCCAGATCGCGCTGGCGCGCGCCGGCATCGATCCCGAACAGGACGTCAACTGGAAGGCGGTGCCGTTCGATCTCGTCGGCGCGACGGTCGACCGCGGCGAGGCAGATGCGCTCGCCCATCTCGATCCCTGGGCCTATTCGCTGAAGAAGAAATACGACCTGGTCGAGATCGCCAACACCCAGACCGGCATCTTCGCCGACAAGGTCTGCTGCGTGCTCGGCGTCAACGGTCCGTTCCTGGAGGCCAACCGTGACGCAATCCGCCGCCTGGCCGAGGCCAATATCGAGATCCACGAATATACCGGCAAGCATCCGGAAGAAGTGGCGAAGTGGTATCTCGACAACCTCAAGCCGGACCTGGCACTGGCCGATCTCTCCGACGATCTCGGCTCCTTCGTTTATCACATCCACCCGATCGGCCCGGAACTGGTCGAGCAGGTGAAATGGGCGGCCGAGGACCTGCAGCTGATCAAGGTGATCGATGCCTCGACCGACCCGGCCGAACTGGCACAGCGCGTCACCGCTAACCTGCTCGCCTGAGCGATCCATGGCCGACACCACGCAAACGGCCGGAGGCGCGCTCGCGTCTTCGGCACTCTCCGGCGAGATCTGGCGCAACGGCCTGCTGGCCGCGGCGAGCTGGCTGCTGGCGGCCGCCGTGACGGCCGGCTTCACCGACGTCGTGCCCTGGGGCCAGACGCAGCTGTTCGCGCTGCTGCTGGCGATCGGCGCCGGCGGGTTCGTCTTGCTCGCCTTCACCGTCCATCGCCTCGGCGCCATCGGCCGCAAGCTGGTTCACTATGGTGCGTGGTGGATCGCGCTCGGTCTCTGGCTGGCCGCCTGGGAGGTGTCGACGGCAAAGCTCGGCTGGCTGCCAAAGCCGTTCTTCTCGCCGCCGCAGGGGCTGCTGCATGTCTATATGACGGATTGGGACCGGCTGCTCGTCTGCATGCTCTATTCGCTGCGTCTCTGGGGGCTCGGCTTCTTCTCCGGCATCGCGATCGGCTTCGTCGTCGGCGTTGCGCTCGGCTGGTCGAAGCGCTTCAGCTATTGGGGCATGCCGCTCTTGAAGCTGATCGGGCCGGTACCGGCCAGCGCCTGGATTCCGAGCGCCTTCTTCGTCTTCCCGACCACTTTCGGCGCCTCGATCTTCCTGGTGGCGCTGGCTTCCGGTATCCCCGTCATCATCCTGACCGCCTCGGGCGTCGCCTCGGTCAACCGCTCGCTTTACGATGTCGCCCGCACGCTCGGCGCCGATCGCCGTTTCCTCGTGTTGAAGGTGGCGATCCCCGCCGCGCTGCCCAACGTCTTCGTCGGCCTGTTCATGGGCCTCTATTCCTCCTTCGCCGTTCTCGTCATCGCCGAGATGCTTGGCGCCAAATACGGGCTCGGCTGGTATCTGCAGTTCCAGACCGCCTATTCCGCCTATGCCAATGTCTATGCCGCGCTGATCCTGATGGCGCTGCTCTGCTCGGGGCTGGTGAAGCTGCTCTTCGTCGGGCGCGATCGCCTGCTCGGCTGGCAGAAGGGGATCGTGCAATGGTAGCGGCTGTCGCCTCGGCGCCGGAACCGGCTGGAACCGGCCTCGCCATCGAATTGCGCAACGTCTCGCATGCTTATGACCTGCCATCCGGCCGGCTGGCGGTGCTGGAGAGCATCGACCTCTCGATCGCGCCCGGCGCCTGCGTGGCCCTGCTCGGGCCCTCCGGCTCCGGCAAGTCTACGCTGCTGCGCCTCGTCGCCGGGCTCGAACGGCCGGAGACGGGCAGCGTGCTCGCCGACGGCGTGCCGTTGGAGAACCCCGATCCGTCCCGCGTGCTGGTGTTTCAGGATCCCACGCTGTTTCCCTGGCGCACCGTCCGCCGCAATGTCGCGCTCGGGCTCGAGGCGCAGGGCCGGCTCAAGACCGAGGGCCATCGCATCGACGAGGCCATTTCCCGCGTGCGGCTCGCCGAATTCGCCGACGCC is a genomic window of Kaistia defluvii containing:
- a CDS encoding ABC transporter substrate-binding protein; translation: MSILDGKKPSLFGRRISRRTALTGGGVLAGAAFLGVAPTFSARAGNRTKIRLAWTEFAACHSPIAFGVAKGIYDKHDLDIELFYQGASGQTLVQSLATGKADAGAGLLLDWVKPLEQGLDVKLFVGSHGGCTRLLASKASGITTLEGLKGKTIVSYDPASPPKHSFQIALARAGIDPEQDVNWKAVPFDLVGATVDRGEADALAHLDPWAYSLKKKYDLVEIANTQTGIFADKVCCVLGVNGPFLEANRDAIRRLAEANIEIHEYTGKHPEEVAKWYLDNLKPDLALADLSDDLGSFVYHIHPIGPELVEQVKWAAEDLQLIKVIDASTDPAELAQRVTANLLA
- a CDS encoding ABC transporter permease, with the translated sequence MADTTQTAGGALASSALSGEIWRNGLLAAASWLLAAAVTAGFTDVVPWGQTQLFALLLAIGAGGFVLLAFTVHRLGAIGRKLVHYGAWWIALGLWLAAWEVSTAKLGWLPKPFFSPPQGLLHVYMTDWDRLLVCMLYSLRLWGLGFFSGIAIGFVVGVALGWSKRFSYWGMPLLKLIGPVPASAWIPSAFFVFPTTFGASIFLVALASGIPVIILTASGVASVNRSLYDVARTLGADRRFLVLKVAIPAALPNVFVGLFMGLYSSFAVLVIAEMLGAKYGLGWYLQFQTAYSAYANVYAALILMALLCSGLVKLLFVGRDRLLGWQKGIVQW
- a CDS encoding ABC transporter ATP-binding protein is translated as MVAAVASAPEPAGTGLAIELRNVSHAYDLPSGRLAVLESIDLSIAPGACVALLGPSGSGKSTLLRLVAGLERPETGSVLADGVPLENPDPSRVLVFQDPTLFPWRTVRRNVALGLEAQGRLKTEGHRIDEAISRVRLAEFADALPHQLSGGMAQRAALARALVNDPRLLLLDEPLGKLDQLTRLTMQGELLSLWQQSGFTALLVTHDVEEALLLADRVIIFSDRPARIVGERRVALPHPRNRAGTELIALRREILQLLGVSEAI